In Paenibacillus algicola, a genomic segment contains:
- a CDS encoding YlaH-like family protein, translating into MQVWFAEHPLISYIIIFALVAYVYNKVFRVKQKMPLLKEVLLYLLMALGCGMLLIFQIDKLPIIQCLLVAVGLMLMVRIRYFVEDRQRKKNEGQPKTP; encoded by the coding sequence GTGCAGGTCTGGTTTGCAGAGCATCCGCTGATTTCCTATATCATTATTTTTGCGCTTGTCGCTTATGTGTATAATAAAGTGTTTCGCGTCAAGCAGAAGATGCCTCTTCTGAAAGAGGTGCTGCTGTATCTGCTGATGGCATTAGGCTGCGGCATGCTGTTGATTTTTCAAATTGACAAGCTGCCGATTATTCAGTGCCTGCTCGTTGCCGTCGGCTTGATGCTCATGGTACGCATCCGTTATTTCGTAGAGGATCGTCAGAGAAAGAAGAACGAAGGTCAGCCCAAAACTCCATAG
- a CDS encoding LCP family protein — translation MSTGQPNLPPRARSNAAGQKKKASSRKKRSPIATLARWFLIVCILVILGGAAYVGSLYLKAEDTILSTGNNNPVPPEKSASVKPLTMLILGTDYRPEHQTYLTDVVMVAAMNPETNTATLVSLPRDTSLQLKGYRSDRKLNSFYTTFRNLEKQGEAPAEERMKDMLGQYFDIPIDYVTVLDFQGFRDVVDALGGVDVNVQYNMCHKDSQDGTHINLKAGPQSLDGKEALDYVRYRKSMNCEVKTKESNDFDRNARQSEVLHSLIDQMKSFGGAVKAYKVLDAVGGNMTTDLENDQMKNIMKTYYDINKKDVRFVPITGQWRSPFVYINGDELQAAKQALQDELAGKHSKASEEAAENSASGS, via the coding sequence ATGAGTACAGGTCAACCCAATCTTCCACCAAGAGCCCGTTCCAATGCAGCGGGGCAGAAGAAGAAAGCATCGTCCAGGAAAAAGCGCAGTCCCATTGCGACGTTGGCCAGATGGTTCTTGATCGTATGCATTCTGGTCATTCTCGGCGGAGCAGCCTATGTAGGGTCGCTGTACCTGAAGGCAGAGGACACGATCCTGAGTACAGGCAATAATAATCCGGTCCCACCGGAGAAGTCGGCGAGTGTCAAGCCGCTGACGATGCTCATTCTGGGAACAGATTACAGGCCGGAGCATCAAACCTACTTGACCGACGTTGTCATGGTCGCTGCGATGAATCCTGAGACGAACACGGCCACCCTTGTATCACTGCCGCGGGACACTTCACTCCAGCTGAAAGGCTACCGCTCGGACCGGAAGCTGAACTCATTTTATACAACCTTTAGAAATTTGGAGAAGCAGGGAGAGGCTCCGGCGGAAGAAAGAATGAAGGACATGCTGGGTCAATATTTTGATATTCCGATTGACTATGTAACCGTGCTGGATTTCCAGGGCTTCCGGGATGTTGTGGACGCTCTTGGAGGCGTGGATGTTAACGTGCAGTACAATATGTGTCACAAAGACTCCCAGGATGGCACCCATATCAATCTGAAAGCCGGCCCGCAAAGCCTGGATGGCAAGGAAGCGCTGGATTATGTCCGCTACCGCAAGTCGATGAACTGTGAGGTCAAGACTAAGGAATCCAATGACTTTGACCGGAATGCCCGTCAGAGCGAGGTGCTGCATTCCCTGATTGACCAGATGAAATCGTTCGGGGGTGCGGTCAAGGCGTATAAGGTGCTGGATGCTGTAGGTGGTAATATGACGACGGATCTGGAGAACGACCAGATGAAAAACATCATGAAGACCTACTATGATATCAATAAGAAGGATGTCCGGTTTGTGCCGATTACGGGACAGTGGCGCAGTCCGTTCGTGTACATTAACGGGGATGAGCTGCAGGCTGCCAAGCAGGCTCTGCAGGACGAGCTGGCCGGCAAGCACAGCAAGGCATCGGAGGAAGCTGCAGAGAATTCCGCTTCCGGATCTTAA
- a CDS encoding PhoH family protein produces MKKIFVLDTNVLLHDPKAIFAFEEHEVIIPAVVLEEIDSKKRNADELGRNARSVSRLLDSLRQQGQLHDGVPLQHGGSLKVELNHRSFVKVQEMFSEATNDNRILAVALNYKLEEDEKAAPRSVVLVSKDVLVRIKADVLGLTAEDYLSDRTADPSELYGGHCTLKVHPSVIDEFYSYRYLPISQLGLSYSLNPHEFVILKDEMGSGKSALLKVDAEAARLEPLYLSNDPVWGISARNVQQRMALELLLHDDIPLVTITGKAGTGKTLLALAAGLCKVEDDHKYKKLLIARPVVPMGKDIGYLPGEKDEKLRPWMQPIYDNLEFLFDTKKSGDIDKILMGLGSIQVEALTYIRGRSIPSQFIIIDEAQNLTRHEVKTIISRAGEGSKVILMGDPEQIDHPYLDAVSNGLSYVVDTFKKEGLSGHITLTKGERSKLAQLAADLL; encoded by the coding sequence ATGAAGAAAATATTTGTACTGGATACTAATGTTCTACTGCACGATCCCAAAGCGATCTTCGCTTTTGAAGAGCATGAGGTCATTATCCCGGCCGTTGTTCTGGAGGAGATCGATTCCAAAAAGCGAAATGCGGATGAGCTCGGCCGTAACGCACGCTCTGTATCCCGCCTTCTCGATAGTCTTAGGCAGCAGGGACAGCTTCACGACGGCGTACCGCTTCAACATGGAGGAAGTTTGAAGGTAGAGCTGAATCATCGCAGCTTTGTTAAGGTTCAGGAGATGTTCAGCGAGGCTACGAATGATAACCGCATTCTGGCCGTTGCCTTGAATTATAAATTGGAAGAGGATGAGAAGGCCGCGCCACGCTCGGTGGTGCTGGTTAGTAAAGATGTGCTGGTCCGCATCAAAGCCGATGTCCTGGGCCTGACCGCAGAGGATTATTTATCTGACCGGACCGCAGATCCCAGCGAGCTGTACGGTGGGCATTGCACATTAAAGGTGCATCCATCTGTGATTGATGAGTTCTACAGCTACCGTTACCTGCCGATTTCCCAGCTGGGACTGAGCTACAGCTTAAATCCGCATGAATTTGTCATTCTAAAGGATGAGATGGGAAGCGGCAAGTCAGCCCTGCTGAAGGTAGATGCGGAAGCAGCCCGCCTGGAGCCGCTCTACTTGAGCAATGACCCAGTATGGGGCATATCTGCACGAAATGTTCAGCAGCGGATGGCGCTGGAGCTCCTGCTTCATGATGACATCCCGCTCGTGACCATTACCGGCAAAGCCGGCACCGGCAAGACGCTGCTCGCGCTGGCTGCTGGGCTGTGCAAGGTGGAGGATGACCATAAGTATAAGAAGCTGCTTATCGCCCGTCCCGTCGTTCCGATGGGAAAGGACATTGGCTATTTACCCGGGGAGAAGGATGAGAAGCTTCGGCCCTGGATGCAGCCAATCTATGATAACCTGGAGTTTCTGTTCGATACCAAAAAGTCTGGGGACATCGATAAGATCTTAATGGGGCTGGGCAGTATCCAGGTAGAGGCCCTGACCTATATCCGGGGACGCTCGATCCCGTCCCAGTTCATTATTATCGACGAAGCCCAGAATTTGACCCGTCATGAGGTGAAGACGATTATTTCACGGGCGGGTGAAGGCAGCAAGGTCATTCTGATGGGTGATCCGGAGCAGATTGACCATCCGTATCTGGATGCCGTCAGCAACGGCCTGAGCTACGTCGTCGATACCTTCAAGAAAGAAGGGCTTAGCGGCCATATTACCCTGACAAAAGGGGAACGGTCCAAGCTGGCTCAGCTTGCTGCAGATTTGCTCTAA
- a CDS encoding type 2 periplasmic-binding domain-containing protein codes for MRRRKYGFLFAVLLLSLTSLSPSFDITPSGVRELPGEALLPADPSPGLEKPDPGPITVGVSMGEKELTQLNQWNEQFMELNSIEVNIENMEDWDEGSMTERLRLGEGPDILLLDSHYIKPLAIKGLLFPLEAVPSGIPESALPAGLLPLLQWNGYQWGIPLDADPYVMVYEAGKEPPEPAAYREQRSPLFSIDPADPYAFAAAVFAAGGNPEQPGEEETAKLDIPSFSKLLLQESTEEYQKRIAEGSAELAPLRIAAASDVNQDWPEGYEVMLLAPDNSGFAPVIQSRSFALTGGRETSSTALTWVGAMTQAAARSDEWLSVTGRYSLLSSGTVMDDSAITPLPAPLAFESLDTYLQQGASAQLTFGEPEGFPVYESSIQQLLSE; via the coding sequence GTGAGGCGCCGAAAATACGGTTTCTTGTTCGCAGTGCTGCTGTTGTCATTAACCAGCTTATCACCAAGCTTCGATATCACTCCTAGTGGTGTGCGGGAGCTTCCCGGTGAAGCTCTACTCCCGGCGGATCCGTCGCCGGGGCTCGAAAAGCCCGATCCCGGGCCCATTACGGTCGGTGTCAGCATGGGGGAGAAGGAGCTGACCCAGCTGAACCAGTGGAATGAGCAGTTTATGGAGCTGAACTCCATTGAGGTCAACATTGAGAATATGGAAGACTGGGATGAAGGCAGCATGACAGAGCGTCTCCGGCTGGGTGAAGGACCGGATATACTGCTGCTGGACAGTCATTATATTAAGCCGCTGGCCATCAAAGGCCTGCTGTTTCCTCTGGAGGCGGTGCCATCCGGAATCCCGGAATCCGCTCTTCCTGCCGGGCTGCTGCCCTTGCTACAGTGGAACGGCTATCAGTGGGGCATTCCACTGGATGCTGATCCTTACGTTATGGTATATGAAGCAGGGAAGGAGCCGCCGGAGCCTGCAGCGTATCGGGAGCAGCGCAGCCCGCTGTTCTCCATCGACCCAGCGGATCCCTACGCCTTTGCTGCCGCCGTATTTGCGGCCGGAGGCAATCCCGAGCAGCCAGGAGAAGAGGAGACAGCGAAGCTGGATATACCGTCCTTTAGTAAGCTGCTGCTCCAGGAAAGCACGGAAGAGTATCAGAAGCGGATAGCTGAGGGTTCAGCGGAGCTGGCCCCTTTGCGCATCGCCGCCGCCTCTGACGTGAACCAGGATTGGCCAGAAGGCTACGAGGTTATGCTGCTTGCTCCGGACAACTCCGGCTTCGCACCAGTTATCCAGTCGCGAAGCTTTGCATTAACAGGAGGACGGGAGACCTCCAGCACCGCTCTTACGTGGGTTGGGGCAATGACCCAAGCCGCTGCCCGAAGTGATGAATGGCTGAGCGTGACCGGGCGTTATTCCTTATTATCCTCCGGAACTGTGATGGATGACAGCGCGATTACTCCGCTGCCTGCGCCGCTCGCGTTTGAGTCCCTGGACACTTATTTGCAGCAGGGGGCATCCGCACAGCTAACCTTTGGTGAGCCGGAAGGCTTCCCGGTCTATGAATCCAGTATCCAGCAGCTGCTTTCCGAATGA
- a CDS encoding DUF2626 family protein, with the protein MARMFRVLGFFTLTIGLMAFAGELVEMALLFFLQTAFFVILGYLKFTERTYITLFWAYMLVTFTGFSYWTIFHMGMPL; encoded by the coding sequence GTGGCACGCATGTTCCGAGTGCTCGGCTTTTTTACGTTAACAATCGGTTTAATGGCATTTGCCGGCGAATTGGTTGAAATGGCTCTGCTCTTCTTCCTGCAGACGGCCTTCTTTGTAATTCTGGGATATCTTAAATTCACGGAGAGAACGTATATTACGCTCTTCTGGGCTTATATGCTCGTAACCTTCACGGGTTTCAGCTATTGGACGATCTTCCATATGGGTATGCCGCTTTAA